In Morganella morganii, the following are encoded in one genomic region:
- the emrB gene encoding multidrug efflux MFS transporter permease subunit EmrB, whose amino-acid sequence MQAPLTGARLAWMTIALSLATFMQVLDSTIANVAIPTIAGNLGSSNSQGTWVITSFGVANAISIPITGWLAKRIGEVRLFMWSTALFAISSWLCGISNSLGMLIFFRVIQGLVAGPLIPLSQSLLLNNYPPAKRTMALALWSVTIVIAPICGPILGGYISDNYHWGWIFFINVPFGIVIMMLTAKTLEGRETKTEIRPIDTVGLILLVVGVGCLQIMLDQGKELDWFNSTEIIVLTVIAVVAIAFLIVWELTDDHPVVDLSLFKSRNFTIGCLSLSLAYMLYFGTIVLLPQLLQGVFGYTATWAGLASAPVGILPLLITPLIGKYAHKVDYRIIVTFSFIMYTVCFYWRAYTFEPGMDFAAAAWPQFVQGLAIACFFMPLTTITLSGLPPEKMASASSLSNFTRTLAGAIGTSITTTMWTQRESMHHANFAEHINPFSPDTQQMYHTLGEMGMSQQQSSAYIAKVITDQGLIISANEIFWLSAGVFLVLMLLVWFAKPPFTAGGGGGAH is encoded by the coding sequence ATGCAGGCGCCACTGACCGGAGCAAGACTGGCCTGGATGACTATCGCCCTGTCACTGGCGACTTTCATGCAGGTGCTCGACTCCACTATCGCCAACGTGGCGATCCCGACGATCGCCGGTAACCTGGGTTCTTCTAACTCTCAGGGAACCTGGGTGATTACCTCATTCGGGGTGGCGAATGCCATCTCCATCCCGATCACCGGCTGGCTGGCCAAGCGGATCGGCGAAGTGCGTCTGTTTATGTGGTCAACAGCGCTGTTTGCCATCTCCTCCTGGTTATGCGGTATTTCCAACAGCCTGGGCATGCTGATTTTCTTCCGCGTGATCCAGGGTCTGGTGGCCGGGCCGCTGATCCCGCTGTCACAGAGTCTGCTGCTCAATAACTATCCTCCCGCAAAACGCACTATGGCGCTGGCACTCTGGTCAGTCACCATTGTTATCGCGCCGATCTGCGGGCCTATCCTCGGCGGCTATATCAGTGACAACTATCACTGGGGCTGGATTTTCTTCATCAACGTGCCGTTCGGGATTGTGATCATGATGCTGACCGCAAAAACCCTGGAGGGCCGGGAAACCAAAACGGAAATCCGTCCGATTGATACTGTCGGGCTGATCCTGCTGGTGGTGGGGGTTGGTTGTCTGCAGATTATGCTCGACCAGGGCAAAGAGCTGGACTGGTTTAACTCGACGGAGATTATTGTCCTGACCGTGATAGCTGTGGTTGCCATCGCCTTCCTGATCGTCTGGGAGCTGACGGATGATCACCCCGTGGTGGACCTGTCTCTGTTTAAGAGTAGGAACTTCACAATAGGTTGCCTCAGCCTCAGTCTGGCTTATATGCTCTATTTCGGCACCATTGTTCTGCTGCCGCAGCTGTTGCAGGGGGTATTCGGCTACACTGCCACCTGGGCGGGACTGGCTTCCGCGCCGGTCGGTATTCTGCCGCTGCTGATCACACCGCTTATCGGCAAATATGCCCATAAAGTGGATTACCGGATCATTGTGACATTCAGCTTCATTATGTATACCGTCTGTTTCTACTGGCGGGCCTATACGTTTGAGCCGGGAATGGACTTTGCCGCCGCAGCCTGGCCGCAGTTTGTACAGGGGCTGGCAATCGCCTGTTTCTTTATGCCGCTGACCACCATTACGCTTTCCGGCCTGCCGCCGGAGAAAATGGCGTCGGCATCCAGCCTGTCAAACTTTACGCGGACACTGGCCGGCGCTATCGGAACATCGATCACCACCACGATGTGGACACAGCGGGAGTCCATGCATCACGCCAATTTTGCCGAGCATATCAACCCGTTCAGCCCGGATACACAGCAGATGTATCACACGCTGGGTGAAATGGGGATGTCGCAGCAGCAATCATCGGCCTATATCGCAAAAGTGATCACCGACCAGGGGCTGATTATCTCTGCGAACGAGATTTTCTGGCTCTCTGCCGGTGTCTTCCTGGTGCTGATGCTGCTGGTCTGGTTTGCCAAACCACCGTTTACTGCCGGTGGCGGCGGCGGTGCACATTAA
- a CDS encoding MFS transporter, which yields MKKKTIDAVLTPQLICLMAMATGLLVASNYYAQPLLETIAAQFGVTAGMAGFIVTTAQLSYAAGLMFLVPLGDKFERRNLIVTMTLLSAIGLVISALSQTLWQLLLGTALAGMFSVVAQILIPLAATIAKPQHRGKAVGIIMSGLLLGILLARTVAGVLAEFGGWRTVYWAASGLLVLLALILYLHLPQYKQVSELKYGQLLASIVVLFVRTPVLRVRAALGAIVFAAFGLLWTSMAFLLASDPFNYSESTIGLFGLAGAAGALMAGPAGRFADKGKGRLTTSAGLLLLLLSWIPLALSGYSVAAFVAGVVVLDLAVQAVHVTNQSTLYRMMPEARSRLTAGYMTCYFCGGAFGSLLSGYAYSHYGWDGVCYSGAAVSALGLVIWLAGKKYDVPQSDETPTRQQPSHT from the coding sequence ATGAAAAAGAAAACTATTGATGCGGTTCTGACACCTCAGCTTATCTGCCTGATGGCAATGGCAACCGGGTTGTTAGTCGCAAGTAACTATTATGCACAGCCTTTACTGGAGACGATTGCCGCACAATTCGGCGTTACCGCCGGTATGGCCGGATTTATCGTCACCACCGCCCAGCTCAGTTATGCTGCCGGCCTGATGTTTCTGGTGCCGCTCGGGGACAAATTCGAGCGCCGTAACCTGATTGTCACCATGACACTGCTGTCAGCTATCGGGCTGGTGATTTCTGCTCTGTCACAGACCCTCTGGCAATTGCTGCTGGGCACCGCACTGGCCGGGATGTTTTCCGTGGTGGCGCAGATTCTTATTCCGCTGGCGGCGACTATCGCCAAACCGCAGCACCGCGGCAAGGCGGTCGGGATTATTATGAGCGGCCTGCTGCTCGGTATCCTGCTGGCACGGACCGTCGCCGGTGTGCTGGCGGAATTCGGCGGCTGGCGGACAGTCTACTGGGCTGCATCCGGGCTGCTGGTTCTGCTGGCGCTGATCCTGTATCTGCACCTGCCGCAGTATAAGCAGGTGTCTGAACTGAAATACGGTCAGTTGCTGGCCTCCATTGTGGTGCTGTTTGTCCGCACCCCGGTTCTGCGTGTCCGGGCGGCACTCGGTGCCATTGTGTTTGCCGCGTTCGGCCTGCTCTGGACGTCTATGGCCTTCCTGCTGGCATCGGATCCGTTTAATTATTCCGAGAGCACTATCGGGCTGTTCGGCCTCGCCGGTGCCGCCGGTGCCCTGATGGCAGGCCCGGCCGGGCGTTTTGCCGATAAAGGCAAAGGCCGCCTGACCACCAGCGCCGGTCTGCTGCTGCTTCTGCTCTCGTGGATCCCGCTGGCGCTGAGCGGTTATTCTGTCGCAGCCTTTGTGGCCGGGGTGGTGGTACTGGATCTGGCGGTACAGGCGGTGCATGTCACCAATCAGAGTACCCTCTACCGGATGATGCCGGAGGCACGCAGCCGTCTGACCGCCGGTTATATGACCTGCTATTTCTGCGGCGGCGCATTCGGTTCACTGCTGTCCGGCTATGCCTACAGCCACTATGGCTGGGATGGCGTCTGTTACAGCGGCGCGGCAGTCAGTGCCCTGGGACTGGTGATCTGGCTTGCCGGGAAGAAGTATGATGTACCGCAGTCTGATGAAACGCCTACCCGTCAGCAGCCATCACACACCTGA
- the mprA gene encoding transcriptional repressor MprA, with protein sequence MESSFTPTEELLNSRISQQKNLGADLPYQEILLTRLSMHVQSKLLEKRNNMLKSQGINETLFMALMILDTKESHSIQPSELSAALGSSRTNATRIADELEKNGWIERKESHNDRRCLHLHLTEKGSDFLHSLLPPQHDALRHIWSALAEDEQKNLEKLMRKLLIQLDKSDN encoded by the coding sequence ATGGAAAGTTCATTTACACCGACAGAAGAATTGCTTAACAGCCGGATCTCACAACAGAAGAATCTGGGTGCCGATCTGCCGTATCAGGAAATTTTACTGACCCGGCTTTCAATGCACGTTCAGAGTAAATTATTAGAAAAACGCAACAATATGCTGAAATCTCAGGGTATCAATGAGACATTATTCATGGCTCTGATGATTCTGGATACTAAAGAATCTCACAGCATTCAGCCTTCAGAACTCAGCGCCGCGCTCGGATCTTCCCGCACCAATGCGACCCGCATCGCGGATGAACTCGAGAAAAACGGCTGGATTGAGCGCAAAGAGAGCCACAATGACCGCCGCTGTCTGCATCTGCACCTGACAGAAAAAGGCTCAGATTTTCTGCACAGTCTGCTGCCGCCTCAGCATGATGCATTACGTCATATCTGGTCAGCACTGGCCGAAGATGAACAGAAAAACCTGGAAAAGCTGATGCGCAAACTGCTTATTCAGCTCGATAAGAGCGACAACTAA